Proteins co-encoded in one Bacteroidota bacterium genomic window:
- a CDS encoding tyrosine-type recombinase/integrase, which yields MATIKLLLRTSKTLADGSHPIVIRVTVNRKSKFIFTGKTAKVSQWDAALGLTNKKHPLHSELNIYLSQRLLDAQTELLELQRQKKGFSAGTVREIIKDNKPSMTFVQFCDKLLAELKEQGRIGTRGTYRSIKNSVLRFTNNNQQLTFLDIDLAFLVKYEQYLKANGFKNSYIKTMLNKLQALFGKAILERVVKKNNNPFLEYSLSHLRPEYQHRSLDKAKLEILLNYIAETGSIKHDTINYFTFSYYCWGINFTDMAKLQWKDIYNGRLVYNRAKTGKLYNILLLEPALKVVEYYKQLKYGENVIPPAEDYIFPILDPVKYNTPSKATHRIEMKLSLTNKYLKIIEAELGLGEKVTFYMARHTFATQLLRKDVATAKIQNMLGHSTERMTQVYLDSFKNDELDEVSKLLVG from the coding sequence ATGGCGACCATAAAATTACTACTTAGAACGTCCAAAACATTAGCCGACGGTTCCCATCCGATTGTAATCAGGGTAACAGTCAACCGCAAGTCTAAGTTTATCTTCACAGGAAAGACAGCAAAAGTATCCCAATGGGACGCAGCTTTGGGGCTTACCAATAAGAAACACCCTTTACATTCTGAACTAAACATCTATTTAAGCCAACGGTTATTGGATGCCCAAACAGAACTACTCGAACTCCAACGCCAAAAGAAAGGGTTTTCAGCCGGAACCGTTCGGGAGATAATAAAGGATAATAAGCCCTCAATGACCTTTGTTCAATTCTGCGATAAACTGCTTGCAGAACTAAAAGAACAAGGACGCATCGGCACAAGAGGTACTTACCGCAGTATTAAGAACTCAGTCCTTCGATTTACCAACAACAATCAACAGTTAACCTTTTTAGATATTGACCTTGCTTTTTTAGTGAAATACGAACAGTATTTAAAAGCCAACGGGTTTAAAAACTCGTACATCAAAACGATGCTGAATAAACTACAGGCTCTTTTTGGCAAAGCTATCCTTGAGAGAGTAGTTAAAAAGAACAACAACCCGTTTTTAGAATACAGTTTAAGCCATTTGCGCCCCGAATACCAGCACCGCTCCCTTGACAAAGCCAAATTAGAAATTCTGCTCAACTATATCGCCGAAACAGGGTCGATTAAACACGATACCATTAACTACTTTACCTTTTCCTATTACTGTTGGGGCATCAATTTCACCGATATGGCCAAACTGCAATGGAAAGACATCTATAATGGAAGGTTGGTGTATAACCGTGCCAAAACAGGAAAGCTATACAATATATTACTGTTAGAACCTGCCTTAAAGGTAGTGGAGTATTATAAACAACTTAAATACGGTGAGAATGTTATCCCGCCTGCCGAGGATTATATTTTTCCCATCCTCGACCCTGTGAAATATAATACTCCTTCAAAGGCTACCCATCGTATAGAAATGAAACTTTCTTTGACCAATAAATACCTTAAAATCATAGAAGCCGAACTGGGGCTTGGGGAGAAAGTAACCTTTTACATGGCAAGGCATACGTTTGCTACCCAACTGTTACGGAAAGATGTAGCCACTGCCAAAATCCAAAATATGTTAGGGCATTCTACTGAACGCATGACGCAAGTGTATTTGGATAGCTTCAAAAACGATGAATTAGACGAAGTGTCCAAGCTATTGGTGGGATAA
- a CDS encoding helix-turn-helix domain-containing protein: protein MTGYPTNPPRQNGQKLGTKFGVGWMPTPCTFSSQICCTYSKHKMAANPFTELSEKLDALTQQVAEMNRKMQGQTFQIDKPLTVQEAATYLCLSKSRLYHLTSQRALPFFKRGQATLFRKEELDKWLQSKRQKSADEIRQDAKSYKG, encoded by the coding sequence ATGACGGGTTACCCCACCAACCCACCCCGACAAAACGGCCAAAAATTAGGCACAAAATTCGGGGTAGGTTGGATGCCCACCCCATGCACTTTTTCTTCTCAGATTTGCTGCACTTACTCGAAACACAAAATGGCAGCAAATCCATTCACCGAACTTTCAGAAAAATTAGATGCCCTTACTCAACAAGTGGCAGAAATGAACCGCAAGATGCAGGGGCAGACTTTTCAAATTGACAAGCCTTTAACCGTGCAAGAGGCAGCCACCTATTTATGCCTTTCAAAAAGCAGATTGTACCATTTAACCTCCCAACGGGCACTTCCGTTTTTTAAGCGCGGGCAAGCTACCCTATTCCGTAAAGAGGAATTGGACAAGTGGCTACAATCCAAACGCCAAAAATCAGCCGACGAAATCAGGCAGGACGCTAAAAGTTACAAGGGCTAA
- a CDS encoding TROVE domain-containing protein has product MRFNIFKKENPTVKAIKPTVNHENAPAYTLTPEVELYTAVATAGLSDNFYEKAGNKLERIQSLIAKNNPEFVAKLAVYTRTKMHLRSVPLVLAVELAKTNNGNGLVSKTVNGVVQRADEIAELLAYYQMANTRTGAKKLNRLSKQVQKGLAMAFNKFDEYQFAKYNRAAEVKLRDALFLVHPKAANEEQQAVFTKIANDTLQTPYTWETELSALGQKKFESPVVKAAVFKVKWEELIASNKMGYMATMRNLRNMLEANVSMVHLEKVAAYLSNEKAVANSKQLPFRFLAAYRELKELNYKGVSILLDALEDAVTASAANIAGFDSNTSVVIACDVSGSMQKAVSAKSKIMLYDVGLMLGMLLQSRCKNVVSGMFGDRWKIINMPKRNVLSNVNEYYRREGEVGYSTNGYLVIDDLIRRNEIVDKVMMFTDVQLWSTGLMANQMEIKWKAYKRIAPKAKLYLFDLAGYGNTPLRMTRHDVHLIAGWSDKIFDLLAAMENGQTAVEVINKMEL; this is encoded by the coding sequence ATGCGTTTCAACATCTTTAAAAAAGAAAACCCAACAGTAAAGGCCATCAAGCCTACTGTGAACCATGAAAACGCACCTGCGTATACACTTACCCCTGAGGTGGAGTTGTATACTGCCGTAGCAACTGCCGGACTTAGCGATAATTTTTACGAAAAGGCCGGTAACAAGCTGGAGCGTATTCAATCGCTTATTGCAAAAAACAACCCTGAGTTTGTGGCAAAACTGGCGGTTTATACCCGTACCAAAATGCACTTACGAAGCGTGCCCCTTGTATTGGCGGTTGAGTTGGCAAAAACCAACAACGGTAACGGTTTGGTAAGTAAAACGGTGAACGGTGTGGTGCAACGTGCGGATGAAATTGCCGAGTTGCTTGCCTACTACCAAATGGCCAACACCCGTACCGGGGCTAAAAAACTGAACCGTTTATCAAAACAGGTGCAAAAAGGTTTGGCAATGGCATTTAACAAGTTTGATGAATACCAATTTGCCAAATATAACCGGGCTGCCGAAGTGAAACTACGCGATGCGCTGTTTCTTGTGCACCCAAAAGCTGCCAACGAAGAACAACAAGCGGTATTTACCAAAATTGCCAACGATACGTTGCAAACGCCCTATACATGGGAAACTGAATTATCAGCCCTTGGCCAAAAGAAGTTTGAAAGCCCTGTTGTGAAAGCAGCCGTTTTCAAAGTAAAGTGGGAAGAATTGATAGCGAGCAATAAAATGGGCTACATGGCTACTATGCGTAACCTGCGCAATATGTTAGAGGCAAATGTATCAATGGTACACCTTGAAAAAGTAGCTGCTTATTTAAGTAACGAAAAGGCTGTGGCCAATTCAAAACAGTTGCCCTTCCGTTTCTTGGCGGCCTACCGTGAGTTGAAGGAGTTGAATTATAAAGGCGTGAGCATTTTGTTGGATGCACTTGAAGACGCTGTAACCGCAAGTGCGGCAAACATAGCGGGTTTTGATAGCAATACCAGCGTAGTTATAGCCTGCGACGTTTCAGGCTCGATGCAAAAAGCAGTATCGGCCAAAAGCAAAATAATGTTGTACGACGTGGGTTTGATGCTGGGTATGTTGTTGCAATCGCGTTGTAAAAATGTGGTGAGCGGTATGTTTGGCGACCGTTGGAAGATAATAAATATGCCTAAGCGCAATGTGTTATCAAACGTGAACGAATACTATCGTCGCGAAGGCGAAGTGGGTTACTCGACCAATGGTTATTTGGTAATTGACGACCTGATACGCCGCAACGAGATAGTGGACAAAGTGATGATGTTTACCGATGTGCAATTGTGGAGTACAGGTTTGATGGCTAACCAAATGGAGATAAAATGGAAAGCCTACAAACGGATAGCTCCCAAAGCCAAACTGTATTTGTTTGACTTGGCAGGTTACGGTAATACGCCTTTGCGAATGACACGCCACGATGTGCACCTGATAGCCGGCTGGAGCGATAAAATATTCGACTTGCTGGCGGCTATGGAAAACGGCCAAACCGCCGTTGAGGTGATTAATAAAATGGAGTTGTAA